The following coding sequences lie in one Euhalothece natronophila Z-M001 genomic window:
- a CDS encoding DUF502 domain-containing protein codes for MIERFKQSLKNDLIAGLLVVIPLATTIWLTITIASWVINFLTRIPKQLNPFDSLHPILTNLLNITVGLAVPLLFILFIGLMARNIAGRWLLDVGEQILQAIPLAGSVYKTLKQLLETLLQDSKSKFRRVVMLEYPRPGLWTLAFVTGKVSPQFQSHLAKPMLSLFIPTTPNPTTGWYAMVPEEEVINLQISVEEAFKVLISAGIVSPTASLTPQTQQQGSHQNESSPTSTMNTSNLSALKTIFKISNENHNGNGSSH; via the coding sequence GTGATCGAACGTTTCAAGCAAAGCCTGAAAAATGACTTAATTGCGGGTTTGCTAGTGGTTATTCCCCTCGCCACTACTATTTGGCTAACTATTACTATTGCCAGTTGGGTTATTAACTTTCTCACCCGCATTCCTAAGCAACTTAATCCTTTTGACAGTTTACACCCAATTTTAACCAACCTTCTCAATATTACAGTTGGTTTAGCAGTTCCTCTGCTATTTATCTTATTTATTGGCTTAATGGCGCGAAATATTGCCGGACGCTGGTTATTAGATGTCGGGGAACAGATTTTACAAGCAATTCCGCTTGCAGGTTCAGTTTATAAAACCCTCAAACAACTTCTCGAAACTCTTTTACAAGACTCGAAAAGTAAATTTCGGCGGGTAGTGATGCTGGAATATCCTCGCCCTGGGTTATGGACGCTTGCTTTTGTGACGGGAAAAGTTAGCCCTCAGTTCCAGTCTCATCTGGCTAAACCAATGTTAAGTTTATTTATTCCGACAACGCCTAACCCTACCACAGGCTGGTATGCCATGGTGCCAGAAGAGGAAGTAATTAACTTACAAATTTCTGTAGAAGAAGCATTTAAGGTACTAATTTCTGCTGGTATTGTTAGCCCTACTGCCTCTCTTACTCCCCAAACTCAACAGCAAGGAAGCCATCAAAATGAGTCTTCACCTACTTCAACGATGAATACATCAAACCTGTCTGCGCTAAAAACAATCTTCAAAATTAGCAACGAAAATCATAATGGAAATGGCAGTAGCCATTAG
- a CDS encoding FHA domain-containing protein: MNENYPEVPDNGNLDPEPTVVNSSETPTNLQQTTPYLVHIQTGKTIELPEQEGAEITLGKPNSNHPPDIDLSDFPDAAIISRQHANIHIEAETYYIKDLDSSNGTYVNNNPVPTGEAQELSAGDIIALGKEDKVTFIFKIP; the protein is encoded by the coding sequence ATGAATGAAAATTATCCAGAAGTTCCTGACAATGGCAATCTCGATCCAGAACCAACAGTAGTCAATTCCTCCGAAACACCTACTAACCTGCAACAAACAACCCCCTATCTTGTGCATATTCAAACGGGTAAAACAATTGAACTTCCTGAACAAGAAGGAGCTGAAATTACTCTCGGAAAACCGAATAGTAATCACCCCCCAGATATTGATTTATCAGATTTTCCTGATGCAGCAATTATTTCTCGTCAGCACGCCAACATTCACATCGAAGCCGAAACATATTACATTAAAGACTTAGACAGTTCCAATGGAACCTATGTCAATAATAACCCTGTCCCTACTGGAGAAGCTCAAGAACTCTCCGCTGGGGATATCATCGCATTAGGGAAAGAAGATAAAGTGACCTTTATATTTAAAATTCCCTAG
- a CDS encoding glycogen debranching protein — MTIWINEQIDPSGLIHACIASCNEKAAQECHQSFQENLTESQKEQGWVARLRTVDSWEEVPVNALKLN, encoded by the coding sequence ATGACGATTTGGATTAACGAGCAAATTGATCCCTCAGGCTTAATTCATGCTTGCATTGCTTCCTGTAATGAAAAGGCAGCCCAAGAGTGTCATCAGTCTTTTCAAGAGAACCTGACAGAAAGTCAAAAGGAACAAGGCTGGGTGGCGAGACTGCGAACAGTTGATTCTTGGGAGGAAGTACCAGTGAATGCCCTTAAACTTAACTAG
- a CDS encoding type II toxin-antitoxin system VapC family toxin yields the protein MAGLTKVLADTGGIIALLDVSDKNHSAVADVVLHSQMIVPATILPEVDYLVTKYLGEEVSRLFFEDLVEGTFEYIGLDSSALPSVLNRMTRYADLPIGFVDASLAVLADEQEIQNILTLDRRHFSVIRSERYQAFQLLP from the coding sequence ATGGCAGGATTAACCAAAGTGCTGGCAGATACGGGAGGGATTATTGCTTTATTAGATGTGAGCGACAAAAATCACTCTGCTGTTGCTGATGTGGTTCTTCATTCACAAATGATTGTTCCTGCGACTATTTTACCGGAAGTCGATTATTTAGTAACGAAATATCTGGGGGAGGAAGTATCTCGGTTATTTTTTGAAGATTTAGTTGAGGGAACGTTTGAATATATCGGGTTAGACTCGTCGGCTTTACCCTCAGTCTTAAATCGAATGACTCGTTATGCTGATCTCCCCATTGGCTTTGTTGATGCTAGTCTTGCTGTTCTGGCAGATGAACAAGAAATTCAGAACATATTGACGTTAGATCGTCGTCATTTTTCAGTCATTCGCTCAGAGCGTTATCAGGCTTTCCAACTATTACCTTAA
- a CDS encoding cory-CC-star protein: MQSINWVQMYRQFQYLLKEFYTAPYRQELAREKRDQDDLFMLLVFSEMMGVPNPVSFYTLELLPLIYEDFHQWHQRMGMDQSPLEQIRCC; the protein is encoded by the coding sequence ATGCAATCAATTAATTGGGTTCAGATGTATCGCCAATTCCAGTACCTGCTCAAAGAGTTTTATACAGCTCCTTATCGGCAAGAATTAGCCCGAGAAAAGCGCGATCAAGATGACTTGTTTATGCTCCTCGTTTTCTCAGAAATGATGGGCGTTCCTAATCCTGTGAGTTTTTATACCTTAGAGCTTTTGCCCTTAATTTATGAGGATTTCCACCAGTGGCATCAACGCATGGGCATGGATCAATCCCCCCTAGAGCAAATTCGATGTTGCTAG
- a CDS encoding carbon starvation CstA family protein encodes MNAVLLAVIGWVSFFLGYRFYSKFIAKRIYRLSSQAETPAHTYEDGVDYVPTHPFVLWGHHFTSVAGAAPIVGPAIAVIWGWLPAFLWVILGTVFIGGVHDFGALWASVRNQGRSIGALTEEVVGKRARSLFMIVIFLLLLMVNAVFAVVIADLFVEYGSSVLPAWSAIAVAVVIGYLLYRRGVGLLFPSLGGLTVLYFMVYLGDIAPVLELGATQWILILFAYAFIASLLPVWLLLQPRDFINSLQLFIGLGLLYLGVLFANPEVVAPAFNRNVPADAPPIIPLLFVTIACGAISGFHGLVSSGTSAKQLNQETDSRFVGYLGAVGEGSLALATILATTAGFASFADWQEVYQSFGESGVGAFVEGGATLINQGLGLPITFATTLLAVIAVLFASTTLDTSVRLQRFIIQEWGQIYQIAPLTNRYLSTALAIFSCLLLAFGAGGTDGTGGMTIWPLFGTTNQLLAALTLLVISVLLVKLARSYWYTLIPLVFVLLMTVFALLLQLAEFWIDGDYFLLFLDILILIAAVWVILESALVFNRARKEAQTESSPH; translated from the coding sequence ATGAATGCGGTACTACTAGCTGTCATTGGCTGGGTAAGCTTTTTTCTCGGCTATCGGTTTTATTCCAAATTTATCGCTAAACGAATCTACCGTCTCAGTAGCCAGGCAGAAACACCGGCTCACACCTATGAGGATGGAGTTGATTATGTTCCCACTCATCCCTTTGTCCTCTGGGGTCATCATTTTACCTCAGTAGCTGGAGCCGCACCAATTGTTGGCCCCGCGATCGCGGTAATTTGGGGATGGCTACCTGCCTTTTTGTGGGTGATTTTAGGCACAGTTTTTATTGGTGGAGTACATGACTTTGGTGCGCTTTGGGCAAGTGTTCGCAATCAAGGACGTTCCATTGGTGCTTTAACAGAGGAAGTAGTTGGGAAACGGGCACGTAGCCTGTTTATGATTGTAATTTTCCTGTTGTTATTGATGGTTAATGCCGTGTTTGCGGTTGTGATTGCTGATTTATTTGTGGAATATGGTAGTAGTGTGCTTCCAGCCTGGAGCGCGATCGCGGTAGCTGTAGTAATTGGTTATTTGCTGTATCGTCGTGGAGTCGGCTTATTATTTCCTTCTCTAGGGGGATTAACGGTACTTTATTTCATGGTTTACCTCGGTGATATTGCTCCTGTCCTCGAACTAGGGGCGACACAATGGATTTTAATATTATTTGCTTATGCCTTTATTGCTTCTTTACTCCCTGTGTGGCTACTCCTACAACCGCGAGATTTCATCAACTCTCTACAATTATTTATTGGCTTAGGGCTACTTTACTTAGGAGTTTTATTTGCGAATCCAGAGGTTGTTGCCCCAGCATTCAATCGTAATGTACCAGCTGATGCCCCACCAATTATTCCTCTATTATTTGTCACCATTGCTTGCGGTGCTATTTCTGGGTTTCATGGCTTAGTCTCATCGGGAACATCAGCTAAACAATTAAATCAAGAAACCGATTCCCGCTTTGTTGGTTATTTAGGTGCAGTGGGTGAAGGCTCCCTTGCCCTAGCAACAATTTTGGCAACAACAGCAGGATTTGCCAGCTTCGCTGATTGGCAGGAAGTTTACCAATCTTTTGGTGAAAGCGGAGTTGGGGCTTTTGTTGAAGGAGGCGCTACCTTAATCAATCAAGGACTAGGCTTACCCATCACCTTTGCGACCACCCTTTTAGCCGTAATTGCCGTATTGTTTGCCAGCACTACCTTAGATACCTCAGTGCGCTTACAACGCTTCATTATTCAGGAGTGGGGACAAATTTACCAGATTGCCCCATTAACCAATCGCTATTTATCAACTGCTTTAGCCATCTTCTCTTGCCTATTATTAGCCTTTGGCGCTGGTGGTACTGATGGCACAGGTGGAATGACCATTTGGCCCTTATTTGGCACAACTAATCAATTATTGGCAGCCTTAACCCTACTAGTGATAAGTGTTTTACTAGTGAAGCTTGCTCGCTCCTATTGGTACACATTAATCCCACTTGTATTTGTTTTGCTGATGACCGTGTTTGCCTTACTCCTCCAATTAGCCGAATTTTGGATAGATGGCGATTATTTCTTACTATTTCTAGATATTTTGATTTTAATTGCTGCAGTTTGGGTAATTTTAGAGTCTGCATTGGTCTTTAATCGAGCAAGAAAAGAGGCACAAACTGAATCGTCTCCCCACTAA
- a CDS encoding Uma2 family endonuclease — protein sequence MAMPISIPKGFKVTPEQFDQLAAIDQLSRLELTETGELIVMSPTGGEAGAKNFNLYIDLGIWNRQTKLGKAFDSSTVFILPNGARRSPDVSWVRLERWDTLTSEEKQGFPTIAPDFVIELVSPSDLKNQRYEDLQAKMQEYLENGVQLGWLIEPSAKTVEIYQAGQPVEQLKNPQTLSGKNVLPGFILDLSEIF from the coding sequence ATGGCGATGCCAATCTCGATTCCTAAAGGATTTAAAGTTACGCCAGAACAATTCGATCAATTAGCAGCGATCGACCAACTGTCACGACTAGAGTTGACTGAGACTGGGGAATTAATTGTGATGAGTCCGACGGGGGGAGAAGCAGGAGCAAAAAACTTTAATTTATATATTGATCTTGGCATTTGGAATCGTCAGACGAAATTAGGAAAAGCCTTTGATTCTTCTACTGTGTTTATTTTACCGAATGGAGCGAGAAGAAGTCCCGATGTGAGTTGGGTGAGATTAGAACGTTGGGATACCTTAACCTCAGAAGAAAAACAAGGGTTTCCGACGATTGCCCCTGATTTTGTGATCGAGCTAGTCAGTCCCAGCGATTTAAAAAATCAGCGATATGAAGACTTACAAGCAAAGATGCAAGAGTATTTAGAGAATGGTGTGCAATTAGGTTGGTTAATCGAACCATCTGCAAAGACAGTGGAAATTTATCAAGCTGGGCAACCTGTAGAGCAATTAAAGAATCCGCAAACTTTATCGGGAAAAAATGTCTTGCCTGGATTTATTTTAGATTTAAGTGAGATTTTTTAA
- the pgl gene encoding 6-phosphogluconolactonase, which translates to MSVEVLSDKISLIDRARELMVEKIKSAIAQRDQCTIALAGGGTPKPLYEKLAQESLPWEKIHIFWGDERYVPVDHPDSNQKMVREAWLNQVSMPASNIHPMPTTGENPYTDAAKHEQEIREFFQCSAGEIPSLDIILLGMGDDGHTASLFPRTEALTVRDRLITVGNKGNSQRLTFTAPFINQGRCVIFLVAGANKRPALAQVFSPQGDEKQYPSRLIKPQGELWWLLDQEAGEEIASH; encoded by the coding sequence ATGTCAGTAGAAGTTTTATCGGATAAAATCAGTTTGATTGATCGCGCTCGTGAGTTAATGGTAGAAAAAATCAAAAGCGCGATCGCGCAACGAGATCAATGCACCATTGCCCTCGCTGGTGGTGGGACTCCCAAACCCCTTTACGAAAAATTAGCCCAAGAATCTCTCCCTTGGGAAAAAATCCATATCTTTTGGGGAGACGAACGGTATGTTCCCGTTGATCATCCTGACAGTAACCAAAAAATGGTGCGAGAAGCATGGTTAAACCAAGTTTCCATGCCAGCTAGCAATATTCATCCTATGCCTACCACAGGGGAAAATCCGTACACTGATGCAGCCAAACATGAACAGGAAATTCGAGAATTTTTCCAATGTAGTGCAGGAGAGATACCTAGTCTTGATATTATTCTCTTAGGGATGGGAGATGATGGACACACCGCCTCCTTATTTCCGCGAACCGAAGCTCTAACCGTGCGCGATCGGTTAATTACTGTCGGGAATAAAGGAAACAGTCAACGCCTAACCTTTACCGCCCCCTTTATTAATCAAGGACGCTGTGTCATTTTCCTAGTAGCTGGTGCCAATAAACGTCCTGCCCTTGCCCAAGTTTTTTCTCCTCAAGGAGATGAAAAGCAATATCCTTCCCGCCTCATCAAGCCCCAAGGAGAACTGTGGTGGTTACTGGATCAAGAGGCAGGAGAAGAAATTGCAAGTCATTAA
- a CDS encoding ribbon-helix-helix protein, CopG family, whose amino-acid sequence MMTDTMISLSEESQAKLRQLAQEKGKTPSEVIEEMIHFYLTHQTQKVPKSLGKGQSNLSDLSERVDELLWQD is encoded by the coding sequence ATGATGACAGATACAATGATTTCTCTTTCAGAAGAAAGCCAAGCTAAATTACGCCAGTTAGCTCAAGAAAAAGGAAAAACCCCGTCAGAAGTAATAGAAGAAATGATTCATTTTTACCTGACTCATCAAACTCAAAAAGTTCCCAAATCTTTGGGGAAAGGACAAAGCAATTTATCTGATTTATCAGAACGAGTTGATGAACTCTTATGGCAGGATTAA
- a CDS encoding ArsA family ATPase has translation MTTTPRWKTLNLDNQRLIFVGGKGGVGKTTTAAALSLIAADQGRRCLVVSTDPAHSLADIFETSIGDRESPLTSNLWGVEIDPESEADRYIATVKQNLRSLVKPALYSEIDHQMNLTRQAPGSLEAALLERITSLMEKGLNNYDTIVFDTAPTGHTLRLLSLPQLMSTWVDGLLSHRERSAQLDKRFRQLGDGKALLAEEKQTDERTEKIRQILTERQRRFYRARRLLLEPQTTAFVLVLIPERLPILESQKALQSLQDNDIPLAGMVINRVLPQQPLGDWFEKRRVQEAGYLEEIQQQFRHLPQITVPLFSKDIYGVTTLRQVAGYLNGLNHP, from the coding sequence ATGACAACTACTCCTCGTTGGAAAACTTTAAATCTAGACAACCAACGCTTAATTTTTGTTGGGGGCAAAGGAGGAGTGGGGAAAACCACCACAGCCGCCGCCTTATCCCTGATTGCAGCGGATCAAGGTCGTCGATGTTTAGTAGTTTCAACTGATCCCGCCCATTCCCTTGCCGATATTTTTGAAACCTCTATAGGCGATCGCGAGTCTCCTCTAACATCCAACCTTTGGGGCGTAGAAATTGATCCAGAATCTGAAGCAGACCGATACATTGCTACTGTAAAACAAAACCTACGTAGCTTAGTTAAACCAGCTTTATATAGCGAAATTGATCACCAGATGAATTTAACCCGTCAAGCCCCAGGCTCTCTTGAGGCTGCGCTGCTAGAGCGGATTACTTCCCTGATGGAAAAGGGTCTCAATAACTACGATACGATTGTTTTTGATACTGCTCCTACTGGACACACCTTACGTTTACTCTCTCTACCGCAACTTATGTCAACTTGGGTTGATGGTTTACTCAGCCATCGTGAGCGTTCTGCCCAATTAGACAAACGATTCCGTCAACTTGGGGATGGCAAAGCATTATTAGCAGAGGAGAAACAAACAGACGAACGCACTGAAAAAATTCGGCAGATTCTCACTGAGCGCCAACGTCGCTTTTATCGAGCGCGTCGCCTCTTACTAGAGCCTCAAACTACTGCCTTTGTTTTAGTCTTAATTCCAGAGCGATTACCAATTCTCGAAAGTCAAAAAGCACTGCAATCTCTTCAAGACAATGACATTCCATTAGCCGGTATGGTCATTAATCGAGTATTGCCTCAACAACCGCTAGGGGATTGGTTTGAGAAGCGTCGGGTGCAAGAAGCAGGATATCTAGAGGAGATTCAACAGCAGTTTCGGCACCTTCCCCAAATTACAGTTCCCTTATTTTCCAAGGATATTTATGGAGTGACAACACTGCGTCAAGTAGCAGGGTACTTGAATGGGCTTAATCATCCTTAG
- a CDS encoding RNA-guided endonuclease InsQ/TnpB family protein has translation MKKAIKVRLYPNSTQQQLLAQSFGNCRWLWNHGLSLMNQTYKETGKGLSSYDIKKQIPDLKKEREWLKLTYSQCLQQVCINLNTAFTNFFYGRARYPKFKSKHGKQSIQYPQNVEVKEGYLKFPKIGEVKAVLHRPIKGSVKTVTISKNSCGEYYASILIEDGKEKPPSYISPSGGEREGRKAVGVDLGLSHYAITSDGDKFNNPRWMNKHERNLKIKQQQLSRKEKGSKNRNKARHQVAKVHKKVSNSREDFLHKLSRSLVDENQVIVVENLAVKNMMKNHNLAKAISQVGWGQFCTMLKYKAEQDGKTYVEVDRFFPSSKTCNVCLNQVDSLPLDVRSWKCASCGTHHDRDINAAKNIRDEGLRIIACGTRDDSLARQG, from the coding sequence ATGAAGAAAGCTATCAAAGTCAGACTCTATCCCAACTCTACCCAGCAACAGTTACTTGCTCAATCTTTTGGCAACTGTCGTTGGCTATGGAATCATGGTCTGAGCTTAATGAATCAGACTTATAAAGAGACTGGCAAGGGGCTTTCTAGTTATGACATTAAAAAACAAATACCAGATTTGAAGAAGGAAAGAGAATGGTTAAAACTTACCTACTCTCAATGCCTTCAACAAGTTTGCATCAACCTTAACACGGCTTTTACCAACTTCTTCTATGGAAGGGCTAGATATCCCAAGTTCAAATCTAAGCATGGAAAACAGTCTATTCAATACCCTCAAAATGTAGAGGTTAAAGAAGGTTATTTGAAATTTCCTAAGATTGGAGAAGTCAAAGCAGTTTTGCATCGACCAATCAAAGGGTCGGTAAAGACGGTGACGATTAGTAAGAATTCTTGTGGAGAATACTATGCCTCTATCCTTATTGAAGATGGAAAAGAAAAGCCCCCCTCTTACATCTCCCCCAGTGGGGGAGAACGAGAGGGGAGAAAAGCGGTTGGAGTTGACTTGGGGTTAAGTCATTATGCTATTACCAGCGATGGTGATAAATTTAATAACCCTCGTTGGATGAACAAGCATGAGAGAAACCTTAAGATTAAGCAACAGCAACTATCTCGAAAAGAAAAAGGTTCTAAGAACAGAAATAAGGCTCGTCATCAAGTAGCCAAAGTTCATAAAAAGGTTTCTAACAGCAGGGAGGATTTTCTACACAAGCTAAGTCGTAGCTTAGTTGACGAAAACCAAGTCATAGTAGTGGAAAATCTAGCAGTTAAGAACATGATGAAGAACCATAACTTGGCTAAAGCAATTAGCCAAGTTGGTTGGGGACAGTTTTGTACTATGCTGAAGTACAAGGCTGAACAAGACGGTAAAACCTATGTTGAAGTTGACCGTTTCTTCCCTAGTTCAAAGACTTGCAACGTCTGCTTAAATCAAGTTGATAGTTTGCCATTGGATGTTCGCAGTTGGAAATGTGCCAGTTGTGGAACTCATCACGACAGAGATATTAACGCCGCTAAAAATATCAGAGATGAAGGACTACGAATTATTGCCTGTGGGACACGGGATGACAGCTTGGCTCGCCAAGGCTGA
- a CDS encoding valine--tRNA ligase: MTETTLPSQYDPSTTEAKWQEFWDQKQVFEANPEKGGKPFCIVIPPPNVTGSLHMGHAFNTALIDVLVRYHRMCGDNTLCLPGTDHASIAVQAIIDKQLKEEGLTRFDIGREKFLERAWQWREESGGSIVNQLKRLGLSADWSRERFTMDEGLSNAVRTAFIKLYEEGLIYRGKYMVNWCPASRSAISDLEVENKEVNGHLWQFRYPLSDGSGAVEVATTRPETMLGDTAVAVNPNDERYQNLIGKTVTLPLMGREIPIIADEYVDSSFGTGCVKITPAHDPNDFAMGERHDLPFITVMNEDGTINDNGGEFSGQDRFEARQNVVKRLEEEGCLVKVEDYVSTLPYSDRGKVPIEPLISTQWFVKIDPLAKKALNCLDQENSPYFVPQRWKKVYRDWLVKLKDWCISRQLWWGHQIPAWYVISETEGQITDETPYFVAHSEEEAREKAVQQYGENIELQQDADALDTWFSSGLWPFSTLGWPNANQDLETYFPNTTLVTGFDIIFFWVARMTMMSGHFMGEMPFRDVYIHGLVRDENGKKMSKSAGNGIDPLLLIQKYGADALRYTLIREVTGAGQDISLQYNRETDESSSVEASRNFANKLWNASRFVFMNLDGKTPQQLGSPDLEKLENSDRWILSRFNQITKTTRENIDHYGLGEAAQGLYDFIWGDFCDWYIELVKSRLNDKNNPESRLIAQQTLGYVLEGILKLLHPFMPHVTEEIWQTLTERSDETLALQAYPEVDELLYEKETSATSGETESTIQQQVKQQLNRLTKQVNQSAIKTVGIAILGIFAINFVFAFLSALEQFPLLPSFLKIVGLIYTGWFGYRYLLTQPKRQELREIWQNTKAELLGSNSAISNFFTSKNTLINEELEKEFELTFATIRAIRNLRAEAEIKPGVKVDVILQSENEQERTILSKGETYIKDLAKVENLTITPELSEDQQQKVIASVVGTVQVLIPLAGVVDVEVLRSKLEKNLKKVEEDVQSLEGRLSNENFVNKAPAEVVQGARDSLAEAQKQQSILQERLNKL; the protein is encoded by the coding sequence ATGACCGAAACAACCCTACCCAGTCAATACGATCCTTCAACCACTGAAGCCAAGTGGCAGGAATTTTGGGATCAAAAGCAAGTTTTTGAAGCAAATCCTGAAAAAGGCGGAAAACCTTTCTGCATTGTCATTCCTCCGCCCAATGTAACGGGAAGTTTGCACATGGGACACGCTTTTAATACGGCGTTGATTGATGTGTTGGTTCGCTATCATCGAATGTGTGGGGATAATACCCTGTGTTTACCGGGAACGGATCATGCTAGTATTGCAGTACAGGCAATTATTGATAAGCAGTTAAAAGAAGAAGGGTTAACTCGCTTTGATATTGGACGAGAGAAGTTTTTAGAACGCGCTTGGCAATGGCGAGAAGAATCTGGCGGTAGTATTGTTAATCAGTTAAAACGGTTAGGGTTATCTGCGGATTGGTCGCGAGAACGCTTCACTATGGATGAGGGGTTATCGAATGCGGTGCGAACTGCCTTTATCAAGTTATATGAAGAAGGCTTGATCTATCGCGGCAAATATATGGTGAATTGGTGTCCAGCCTCTCGTTCGGCAATTTCTGATTTAGAGGTGGAAAATAAAGAGGTTAATGGACATCTCTGGCAGTTTCGTTATCCTCTCAGTGATGGCAGTGGGGCAGTTGAAGTGGCGACAACACGCCCAGAAACCATGTTAGGGGATACAGCCGTGGCGGTTAATCCCAATGATGAACGTTATCAAAACCTGATTGGGAAAACGGTTACGTTACCTTTAATGGGACGGGAGATTCCCATTATTGCTGATGAATATGTGGACTCCTCTTTTGGAACTGGCTGTGTCAAGATTACCCCTGCCCATGATCCCAATGACTTTGCGATGGGAGAACGCCATGATCTGCCCTTTATTACGGTGATGAATGAGGATGGAACGATTAATGACAATGGTGGGGAGTTTTCTGGGCAAGATCGCTTTGAAGCACGACAAAATGTGGTGAAGCGATTAGAGGAAGAAGGCTGTTTAGTCAAAGTTGAGGATTATGTTTCCACTTTACCTTACAGCGATCGCGGCAAAGTTCCCATTGAACCTCTCATCTCTACCCAATGGTTTGTCAAAATTGATCCATTAGCGAAAAAAGCCCTCAACTGTCTTGATCAAGAAAATTCTCCCTATTTTGTTCCCCAACGTTGGAAGAAAGTTTATCGAGATTGGTTAGTAAAACTGAAGGATTGGTGTATTTCTCGACAACTCTGGTGGGGACATCAAATTCCTGCTTGGTATGTTATTAGCGAAACCGAGGGGCAAATTACTGATGAAACGCCCTATTTTGTTGCCCACAGTGAGGAAGAAGCCAGAGAAAAAGCAGTTCAACAGTATGGGGAAAACATCGAATTACAACAGGATGCTGATGCCTTAGATACGTGGTTTTCGTCGGGGTTATGGCCCTTTTCTACCTTAGGATGGCCCAACGCAAACCAAGACTTAGAAACTTATTTCCCGAATACCACGCTTGTTACAGGGTTTGACATTATCTTTTTCTGGGTAGCGCGAATGACCATGATGTCAGGGCATTTTATGGGGGAAATGCCGTTCCGAGATGTATATATTCATGGCTTAGTTCGCGATGAAAATGGGAAGAAGATGTCGAAGTCAGCAGGAAATGGCATTGATCCCCTATTATTGATTCAAAAATATGGCGCAGATGCCCTCCGTTATACGCTAATTCGAGAAGTAACAGGCGCAGGGCAGGATATTAGTTTACAATACAACCGCGAAACTGACGAGTCTAGTTCAGTAGAGGCTTCTCGGAATTTTGCTAATAAGCTGTGGAATGCCTCTCGGTTTGTGTTTATGAATTTAGACGGGAAAACGCCTCAACAGTTAGGAAGCCCTGATCTAGAAAAATTAGAAAACAGCGATCGCTGGATTTTATCTCGCTTTAATCAAATTACAAAAACTACCCGTGAAAATATTGATCATTATGGTTTAGGAGAAGCGGCTCAAGGATTATATGATTTTATTTGGGGGGACTTCTGTGACTGGTATATTGAATTAGTCAAATCCCGTCTTAATGATAAAAATAATCCTGAATCCCGTCTGATTGCCCAACAAACGCTAGGCTATGTTTTGGAAGGAATTTTGAAACTTCTCCATCCGTTTATGCCTCATGTTACCGAAGAAATTTGGCAGACATTAACTGAACGTTCTGATGAAACTTTAGCTTTACAAGCCTATCCTGAAGTGGATGAATTACTTTATGAAAAAGAGACTTCTGCTACTTCTGGAGAGACAGAATCAACAATTCAGCAACAAGTAAAACAGCAACTCAATCGCTTAACCAAACAGGTTAATCAGTCTGCAATTAAAACAGTTGGCATTGCCATTTTAGGGATATTTGCCATTAATTTCGTCTTTGCTTTTCTATCAGCTTTAGAGCAATTTCCATTATTACCCAGTTTCTTAAAAATTGTCGGATTAATTTATACAGGTTGGTTTGGTTATCGCTATCTTTTAACCCAGCCAAAACGCCAAGAATTAAGAGAGATTTGGCAAAATACGAAAGCAGAACTTTTAGGTTCTAATTCTGCGATTTCTAATTTCTTTACTTCCAAAAATACACTGATTAATGAAGAGCTAGAAAAAGAATTTGAGTTGACGTTTGCCACCATTCGTGCCATTCGTAACCTACGGGCGGAAGCTGAAATTAAGCCAGGCGTGAAAGTAGATGTCATTTTGCAAAGTGAAAATGAACAGGAACGAACAATTTTAAGTAAGGGAGAAACCTATATTAAAGACTTAGCCAAAGTAGAAAATCTCACCATTACCCCTGAGTTATCAGAAGATCAACAGCAAAAAGTCATTGCTAGTGTCGTGGGAACAGTCCAAGTCTTAATTCCCTTAGCAGGGGTTGTGGATGTGGAAGTTTTACGCTCGAAATTAGAGAAAAATCTCAAGAAAGTCGAGGAAGATGTGCAATCTTTAGAAGGGCGCTTAAGTAACGAAAACTTTGTGAATAAAGCCCCGGCAGAAGTGGTTCAAGGGGCGCGAGATTCTCTAGCAGAAGCTCAGAAACAACAGTCTATTTTACAAGAACGATTGAACAAATTATGA